Proteins encoded by one window of Halococcus hamelinensis 100A6:
- a CDS encoding GNAT family N-acetyltransferase: MYVRPATAADRAALPAVHTAAVRAFGPEHYDADAVRRWAKPGGRSPADYEPDTDDEHVVVGVRADSVAGFGHLVPIAGEVHAVYVHPDHARHGVGSAVLAELEGYARGRGLDHLSLQSSLNAVGFYERAGYERVGEGESPGGLAVVGMEKGL; the protein is encoded by the coding sequence ATGTACGTTCGTCCCGCGACCGCCGCCGACCGCGCCGCGCTCCCCGCCGTCCACACCGCCGCCGTCCGGGCCTTCGGGCCCGAGCACTACGATGCCGACGCGGTTCGACGGTGGGCGAAACCCGGGGGCCGGTCGCCCGCGGACTACGAACCCGATACCGACGACGAGCACGTCGTCGTCGGGGTTCGCGCGGACAGCGTCGCGGGCTTCGGCCATCTCGTCCCCATCGCGGGCGAGGTTCACGCGGTCTACGTCCATCCAGACCACGCGCGCCACGGCGTCGGGAGCGCCGTGCTCGCCGAACTCGAAGGCTACGCCCGCGGCCGGGGGCTCGACCATCTCTCGCTCCAGTCGTCGCTCAACGCGGTCGGGTTCTACGAGCGTGCTGGTTACGAACGCGTCGGCGAGGGCGAAAGTCCCGGTGGGCTGGCCGTCGTCGGGATGGAGAAAGGGCTCTGA
- a CDS encoding DUF7384 family protein, translated as MTDRPDPARVAADADVLAADLLCDGAAREALDLVRAHSWVSLVASDALLADATAVVETLADENLADAWRERIDDLRVRVEQSPGDHPALASAVAGDAAHLLSFDDGLRTARTGAELRPYVDVSVKHPRGFARLFDPEALHPTVVGGEYPGPDRDPRA; from the coding sequence ATGACTGACCGGCCCGACCCCGCGCGGGTCGCCGCCGACGCCGACGTGCTCGCGGCGGACCTGCTCTGCGACGGCGCGGCCCGCGAGGCGCTCGACCTCGTGCGCGCCCACTCGTGGGTCTCGCTCGTCGCGAGCGACGCCCTCCTCGCGGACGCGACGGCCGTCGTCGAGACCCTCGCGGACGAAAACCTCGCCGACGCGTGGCGTGAGCGGATCGACGATCTGCGGGTTCGCGTCGAGCAGTCGCCGGGCGACCATCCGGCACTCGCCTCGGCCGTGGCGGGCGACGCGGCCCACCTCCTCTCGTTCGACGACGGACTCCGGACCGCGAGAACCGGCGCGGAGCTTCGCCCGTACGTCGACGTGAGCGTCAAACACCCACGGGGGTTCGCCCGCCTGTTCGACCCCGAAGCTCTCCATCCGACCGTCGTCGGCGGCGAGTATCCGGGCCCCGACCGCGACCCGCGGGCCTGA
- a CDS encoding DUF7472 family protein, with translation MERETLVEAVVSIVAVAMFLVVIVVVGVLFEGTNHQLVGLGPFALIGSVAFFIVAMSIAGYFLAGQ, from the coding sequence ATGGAACGGGAGACGCTGGTCGAGGCCGTGGTTTCCATCGTCGCCGTGGCGATGTTCCTCGTCGTGATCGTCGTCGTCGGCGTTCTCTTCGAGGGGACGAACCACCAGCTCGTCGGCCTCGGTCCGTTCGCGCTGATCGGCAGCGTCGCCTTCTTCATCGTAGCGATGTCGATCGCGGGCTACTTCCTCGCCGGCCAGTAG
- the priL gene encoding DNA primase regulatory subunit PriL, with translation MERRHATYPFLDAAREAVAELDPDLRALADEERVVARATERVERALTDGDIGEPHRDVRTELLSYPLARVLVSLVDEHILTRRYARSEAGAAHERFTAAEGSKLKSAREQPLTADDLLAEFDLARHVHPAESDLDDHLVEVGAYLPLAADMRGEGWRLVNRALADGMVPVSTAERDDLLRKAVERRVADGLPLAVPTAVGDALDGPVADLRETLADLDLTRDIDTVVPERFPPCMKALLDGVQKGDHLAHHSRFAITAFLASIGMTTDEIVDLYTVNPGFAEDITRYQTDHIRGETGPTEYSPPSCATMQSYGDCINKDERCETISHPLAYYEEALDDADEEELTDWREANEEADDEGEAEA, from the coding sequence ATGGAGCGCCGCCACGCCACCTACCCGTTCCTCGATGCGGCACGCGAGGCCGTCGCGGAGCTCGACCCCGACCTCCGCGCGCTCGCCGACGAAGAGCGGGTGGTCGCGCGCGCGACCGAGCGCGTCGAGCGCGCGCTCACCGACGGCGACATCGGCGAGCCCCACCGCGACGTCCGCACCGAACTCCTGTCGTACCCGCTGGCACGGGTCCTGGTCTCGCTCGTCGACGAACACATCCTGACGCGCCGCTACGCACGGAGCGAGGCCGGGGCCGCCCACGAACGCTTCACCGCCGCCGAGGGCTCGAAGCTCAAGAGCGCGCGCGAACAGCCGCTCACGGCCGACGACCTCCTCGCGGAGTTCGACCTCGCGCGCCACGTCCACCCCGCCGAAAGCGACCTCGACGACCACCTCGTCGAGGTCGGCGCGTACCTCCCGCTCGCGGCCGACATGCGTGGCGAGGGCTGGCGACTGGTCAACCGCGCGCTCGCCGACGGGATGGTGCCGGTCTCGACCGCCGAGCGCGACGACCTCCTCCGGAAAGCGGTCGAGCGCCGCGTCGCCGACGGGCTTCCTCTCGCCGTGCCGACCGCCGTCGGCGACGCGCTCGACGGCCCCGTGGCCGACCTCCGCGAGACGCTCGCCGACCTCGACCTCACCCGCGACATCGACACCGTGGTGCCCGAGCGCTTCCCGCCGTGCATGAAGGCGCTGCTCGATGGCGTCCAGAAGGGCGACCACCTCGCTCACCACTCGCGCTTTGCGATCACCGCCTTCCTCGCCTCGATCGGGATGACCACCGACGAGATCGTCGACCTCTACACCGTGAACCCCGGCTTCGCCGAGGACATCACGCGCTACCAGACCGACCACATCCGCGGCGAGACCGGCCCGACCGAGTACTCGCCGCCCTCGTGCGCCACGATGCAGTCCTACGGCGACTGCATCAACAAGGACGAACGGTGTGAGACCATCTCGCACCCGCTAGCCTACTACGAGGAGGCGCTCGACGACGCCGACGAGGAGGAACTCACCGACTGGCGCGAGGCGAACGAAGAAGCCGACGACGAGGGCGAAGCCGAAGCCTGA
- a CDS encoding protein sorting system archaetidylserine decarboxylase: MRIASHAWRYATPALVLAPVAWLLSPLAALVALAAGALALVFHRDPERTTPPSGVVAPADGRVSVVRREGDRLRVGVYMNVLDVHVNRAPLAGRVESVTHSPGANRPAFSKDSDRNEKVRIDCGAFTVVQIAGAFARRIHPDVAAGDEVARGQRIGHISFGSRVDVVLPPHVEIEDLVVEKGETVRAGETVLVEDTTH; encoded by the coding sequence ATGCGGATCGCATCCCACGCGTGGCGCTACGCCACGCCGGCGCTCGTCCTCGCGCCGGTCGCGTGGCTCCTCTCGCCCCTCGCGGCGCTGGTAGCTCTGGCGGCCGGCGCGCTCGCGCTCGTCTTCCACCGCGACCCCGAGCGCACGACCCCGCCGTCCGGGGTCGTCGCGCCCGCCGACGGCCGCGTCTCGGTGGTCCGGCGCGAGGGCGACCGCCTGCGCGTCGGGGTCTACATGAACGTACTGGACGTCCACGTCAACCGCGCGCCGCTCGCGGGCCGCGTCGAGTCGGTGACCCACTCGCCGGGCGCGAACCGACCGGCGTTCTCGAAGGACTCGGACAGAAACGAGAAGGTGCGGATCGACTGCGGGGCGTTCACGGTGGTGCAGATCGCGGGCGCGTTCGCCCGCCGGATCCACCCCGACGTGGCGGCGGGCGACGAGGTCGCCCGCGGCCAGCGGATCGGGCACATCAGTTTCGGGAGCCGCGTCGACGTAGTCCTGCCCCCGCACGTCGAGATCGAGGACCTCGTGGTCGAGAAGGGTGAGACGGTGCGGGCCGGCGAGACGGTGCTCGTCGAAGACACGACCCACTGA
- a CDS encoding FAD-binding oxidoreductase, producing MSTTATILDESIVTDLRAAVSGDVITADDAGYEKARQLWNGAVDRRPAVFVRVTSTDDVATAIAAARDHDLPLSVLGGGHHVTGSALVDDGLVVDMCEMNDVTIDPESRTARVGPGARVADVLTPAQEHGLSPVVGSAAQTGIAGSTLAGGIGWLRRKHGLGIDNLRSVELVTTDGTVLTASADENPGLFWAVRGSGAAVGVVTSFELELVEVGPEVSIAQLIYPVERAGDVLRAYRTHAAEAPDELTTLVALMRIPPIPMVPPEAIGAPVVMVYGVYAGPIEEGEQVVASLRDLGEPLMDMSGPQPLASVHEVARLLFPNARRYSWHSMYATDLADDDLDAVADALLAAPTNECELGIWHLGGAVSEVAPDATAYPHRNAEFLLNVSAGWDDPENDEACESWAYDTWDHLWASSSTIEGFYAGFPGFVDPDERLRMVYGDNYDRLASVVEEYDPENRLGSGLVVEPTP from the coding sequence TGGAATGGGGCGGTCGACCGTCGTCCCGCCGTCTTCGTTCGTGTCACCTCGACCGACGACGTGGCGACGGCGATAGCGGCCGCCCGCGACCACGACCTTCCGCTGTCGGTGCTTGGCGGCGGCCACCACGTCACTGGGTCGGCGCTCGTCGACGACGGGCTCGTGGTCGACATGTGCGAGATGAACGACGTCACGATCGACCCGGAGAGCCGTACCGCGCGGGTCGGTCCCGGCGCGCGCGTCGCCGACGTGCTCACCCCCGCCCAGGAGCACGGCCTCTCGCCGGTCGTCGGGTCGGCGGCGCAGACCGGTATCGCCGGTTCGACGCTCGCGGGCGGCATCGGCTGGCTCCGCCGGAAACACGGTCTCGGGATCGACAACCTCCGCTCGGTCGAACTCGTGACCACCGATGGAACCGTGCTGACCGCGAGCGCGGACGAGAACCCCGGCCTGTTCTGGGCGGTCCGCGGCAGCGGCGCAGCCGTGGGGGTGGTGACGAGCTTCGAACTCGAACTCGTCGAAGTCGGTCCCGAAGTGTCGATCGCCCAGCTCATCTACCCGGTCGAGCGCGCGGGCGACGTCCTCCGAGCCTACCGGACGCACGCCGCCGAGGCACCCGACGAACTGACCACGCTGGTCGCGCTGATGCGGATCCCGCCGATCCCGATGGTGCCGCCGGAGGCCATCGGCGCGCCCGTGGTAATGGTCTACGGCGTCTACGCCGGCCCGATCGAGGAGGGCGAGCAGGTCGTGGCGTCCCTCCGTGACCTCGGCGAGCCGTTGATGGACATGAGCGGCCCACAGCCCCTCGCGAGCGTCCACGAGGTCGCGCGCCTGCTGTTCCCGAACGCCCGGCGCTACTCGTGGCACTCGATGTACGCCACGGACCTCGCCGACGACGACCTCGACGCCGTGGCCGACGCGCTGCTCGCGGCGCCCACGAACGAGTGCGAACTCGGGATCTGGCACCTCGGCGGCGCGGTCAGCGAGGTCGCCCCGGACGCCACCGCCTACCCTCACCGGAACGCCGAGTTCCTCCTGAACGTCAGCGCGGGGTGGGACGACCCCGAGAACGACGAGGCGTGCGAATCGTGGGCCTACGATACTTGGGACCACCTCTGGGCGAGTTCGTCGACCATCGAGGGCTTCTACGCGGGGTTCCCCGGGTTCGTCGACCCAGACGAACGCCTCCGGATGGTCTACGGCGACAACTACGACCGCCTCGCGTCCGTCGTCGAGGAGTACGACCCCGAGAACCGACTCGGGAGCGGGCTGGTCGTCGAACCGACCCCCTGA